From Acipenser ruthenus chromosome 2, fAciRut3.2 maternal haplotype, whole genome shotgun sequence, a single genomic window includes:
- the LOC117409509 gene encoding ankyrin repeat and SOCS box protein 5 isoform X7, with protein sequence MTYIFDQYGWLDVPWGDGDLGSWADRSPLHEAASQGRLLALKTLLSQGYNANTLTIDYVTPLHEACLGDHVACARALIEAGANVNATTIDGMSPLFNACSRGSATCVEILLEHGANPESDACQPSPIHEASSKGRSECVAALISWGADVDKNIPHLGTPLYVACVSQQLHCTQKLLDGGANVQKGKFPETPLHAAAQQNSPEIVKLLLDFGADINVKNLDLKRPVEAATPSSLVEKFLLLHEATPCSLLQLCRLSIRNCLGRSRQHLISQLQLPTILQNFLQYR encoded by the exons GGTCTTGGGCAGACCGGTCACCCCTTCATGAAGCAGCTAGTCAGGGCCGTCTTCTGGCTCTGAAGACTCTGCTTTCCCAG GGATACAATGCAAACACCCTGACCATTGACTATGTGACCCCACTGCATGAAGCCTGTCTTGGAGACCATGTAGCCTGTGCTAGAGCACTTATTGAAGCAGGCGCCAAC GTGAATGCTACCACAATTGATGGAATGTCTCCACTGTTTAATGCATGCTCACGAGGCAGTGCAACTTGCGTGGAGATATTATTAGAACATGGCGCCAACCCTGAGTCAGACGCATGCCAGCCTTCACCAATTCACGAAGCATCCAGTAAAG GGAGGAGCGAATGTGTGGCAGCCCTAATATCTTGGGGAGCTGATGTTGATAAAAACATTCCTCACTTGGGAACTCCACTCTACGTAGCATGCGTCTCTCAGCAACTACATTGCACACAGAAGTTACTCGATGGAG GAGCTAATGTTCAGAAAGGCAAATTCCCTGAAACCCCGTTGCATGCTGCTGCTCAACAAAACAGCCCTGAGATTGTAAAATTACTGCTGGACTTTGGGGCAGACATCAATGTAAAAAACTTGGACCTGAAGCGACCTGTGGAGGCAGCTACACCAAGCAGCCTGGTGGAGAAGTTCCTATTGCTACATGAAG CCACTCCCTGTTCTCTGCTTCAGCTGTGCCGCTTGAGTATCAGAAACTGCCTGGGGAGGTCCAGACAGCACCTCATTTCACAACTCCAGCTGCCTACCATCCTGCAGAATTTCCTACAGTACAGATAA
- the LOC117409512 gene encoding alpha-galactosidase A-like translates to MFKKIAYIFSFLLMIITKPADALNNGLALTPTMGWLHWERFMCNTDCTNDPKNCISEQLYMQMADIMASEGWKELGYDYVCIDDCWLASDRDSQKRLQPDPKRFPSGIKKLADYVHSKGLKLGIYEDVGHKTCAGYPGSLGYYDIDAKTFAEWGIDLLKFDGCNFDNLDQLVKGYIDMSNALNKTGRDIVYACEWPLYTWDGGLQPNYTAVRHYCNSWRNFADIYDSWSSIKSTIDWAADHQEIIVPAAGPGGWNDPDMLVIGNFGLSRNQAVTQMAIWAIMASPLIMSNDLRNIDGYSKSLLQNKYVIAVNQDALGAQGQRISKSNNFDIWKRELSGNSFALVFLNREEIGGPRSIAVILNDLGVDSSCKMSCVVTQILPTYEQWGRKNLTAVLQFTVNPTGSVMLRVEPFSN, encoded by the exons atgtttaaaaaaatagcatacattttttcttttctcttgatGATCATCACCAAACCAGCAGATGCCTTAAACAATGGATTGGCACTCACACCAACAATGGGCTGGTTGCACTGGGAGCGATTTATGTGCAATACAGATTGCACAAATGATCCAAAAAATTGTATCAG TGAACAGTTGTATATGCAGATGGCCGATATCATGGCAAGTGAAGGGTGGAAGGAACTTGGCTATGACTATGTCTGTATTGATGATTGCTGGCTTGCTTCAGACAGAGATTCTCAGAAACGCCTTCAACCTGATCCCAAACGCTTCCCGAGCGGCATAAAAAAACTTGCCGACTAT GTACATTCTAAGGGCCTCAAGCTTGGTATCTATGAAGATGTGGGTCACAAAACTTGCGCTGGTTATCCAGGTAGCCTTGGTTACTATGACATAGATGCTAAGACTTTTGCAGAATGGGGAATTGATCTTCTAAAGTTTGATGGCTGTAACTTTGACAATCTGGATCAGCTTGTTAAAG GATATATTGACATGTCAAACGCCTTAAACAAGACTGGAAGAGACATAGTTTATGCCTGtgaatggcctttatacacctggGATGGTGGTCTGCAG ccaAATTATACAGCAGTGCGGCACTACTGCAACAGCTGGAGAAATTTTGCTGATATTTATGATTCATGGAGTAGCATTAAGAGTACCATAGACTGGGCTGCAGACCATCAGGAAATCATTGTGCCTGCTGCTGGACCTGGTGGTTGGAATGATCCAGATATG CTTGTTATAGGCAACTTTGGACTGAGCCGTAACCAGGCAGTGACCCAAATGGCAATTTGGGCCATTATGGCATCACCTCTGATAATGTCCAATGATTTAAGAAATATAGATGGTTATTCCAAGTCTCTTCTTCAGAACAAGTATGTAATTGCTGTAAACCAAGATGCACTGGGAGCACAGGGTCAGAGGATCAGCAAG AGCAACAACTTTGACATTTGGAAGAGGGAGCTATCTGGAAACAGTTTTGCCCTCGTCTTCCTTAACAGGGAGGAAATTGGAGGACCCCGTAGTATTGCTGTCATCTTGAATGACCTAGGGGTGGACAGTTCTTGTAAAATGTCTTGCGTGGTCACTCAGATCCTCCCCACCTACGAGCAGTGGGGTAGAAAGAATCTAACTGCAGTGCTGCAGTTCACTGTCAATCCCACTGGAAGTGTTATGTTGCGTGTGGAACCATTTTCAAACTAA